The sequence CAAAGGGAATATCAAGATTCTCGTGGGAAACAAGGCCGAAGGAATCCAAGTGACCGTTCGCGACAATGGGATCGGCAGGAAAAAATCGGCTGAGCTGCAGCGCAAATACCGCAAAAAGCATACTTCAAGCGGGATCAGGATCACCAAGGAACGCTTTGAACTGTTGAATCTAGACCTGGAGGGCAAAATGAATTACCAAATTGAATTTCACGATTTGGTCAATGAAGACGATATTGGCATAGGAACGGATGTCGTCATCAGCCTTCCAAATGCATTTAATGATACATTACAATGATCAAAACGGTTCTGATCGACGATGAATCCGGTGCACGCGAGACGCTCCGGCATCAATTGGCCAAATACCTGCCCCATTTGACCGTGGTAGGCGAGGCGGATTCCGTTGAATCCGGCATCACATTGCTGGAGCAAACCGCACCGGAGCTCGTCTTTTTGGACATCGAAATGCCCTTGGGTTCTGGATTTGACATTTTGGATGCGACGCGGCACCTCAAATTCCAAGTCATCTTTATCACCGCATTCAGCCAATATGCGCTCCAAGCCTTCAAGTTTTCGGCAGCGGCCTACCTGATGAAGCCGGTGCGCATCACGGAGCTGAAGGAGGCTGTCGAAAGGGTGTTTGCACCGAGCGCCATGGCAACAAGTCAGCAGAAATTGAGTG comes from Bacteroidota bacterium and encodes:
- a CDS encoding response regulator transcription factor, translating into MIKTVLIDDESGARETLRHQLAKYLPHLTVVGEADSVESGITLLEQTAPELVFLDIEMPLGSGFDILDATRHLKFQVIFITAFSQYALQAFKFSAAAYLMKPVRITELKEAVERVFAPSAMATSQQKLSVLSHNLSPQGVNSSKIVLPDLTGFFVVDIHTIIRCESERNYTRFYFTDQNTTLVTRTLKEYDDLLTPNGFLRIHQSHLVNLAFVKRYIRGKGGEVEMSDKAVLPLSRHKKDEFLKHFHVE